In Gemmatimonadaceae bacterium, the following proteins share a genomic window:
- a CDS encoding FkbM family methyltransferase, with the protein MNLTLRVARLIPPRWASSIAALQWKHPVLGAAYRWARKRAVDRAGIIEHGVGRGLHIDASGANAGYLLGTTEPAIQRLFARLVSPGDTVIDVGANIGFFTLIAARLVGPKGCVIAVEASSDNASRIRANAHANGFMHVTVRSEAAAASDGTAEFLVSADPTLGRLASISPTTNMQIGVTRVPTRALDSLFAEGVLAPPNLMKIDVEGAEVDVLEGARRLIASARPVLLVELHGTNAPVAAALRDARYVAAVVGSSSDVETAPWDAYVVAVPEESASLLDVVREVGVETKSAR; encoded by the coding sequence GTGAACCTCACTCTACGCGTCGCGCGGCTCATTCCGCCGCGATGGGCGTCGTCGATCGCCGCGCTGCAATGGAAGCATCCCGTCTTGGGCGCTGCGTATCGCTGGGCGAGGAAACGCGCGGTCGATCGGGCGGGCATCATCGAGCATGGTGTCGGGCGCGGACTGCACATCGATGCCTCCGGCGCGAACGCCGGCTATCTGCTCGGCACGACGGAGCCCGCCATCCAACGACTCTTCGCGCGGCTTGTCTCGCCCGGCGACACCGTGATCGACGTCGGCGCCAACATCGGATTCTTCACGCTCATCGCCGCCCGGCTCGTTGGCCCGAAGGGATGTGTGATTGCAGTCGAAGCGTCATCCGATAACGCATCTCGCATTCGAGCGAATGCTCACGCCAACGGTTTCATGCATGTGACAGTGCGCTCGGAGGCAGCTGCCGCGAGCGATGGAACGGCCGAGTTTCTGGTCTCGGCAGATCCAACGCTTGGCCGGCTCGCGAGCATCTCGCCGACGACGAATATGCAAATCGGTGTCACGCGAGTCCCAACGCGCGCGCTGGATTCACTGTTCGCCGAGGGTGTGCTCGCGCCGCCGAATCTCATGAAGATCGACGTCGAAGGCGCGGAGGTTGATGTTCTCGAAGGTGCGCGCCGGCTCATCGCCAGCGCGCGACCCGTGTTGCTCGTCGAGCTTCACGGAACGAACGCTCCAGTCGCGGCAGCGCTGCGTGACGCGCGATACGTCGCCGCCGTTGTCGGCTCGTCGAGCGATGTCGAGACGGCGCCCTGGGACGCGTACGTCGTCGCGGTGCCCGAAGAGTCGGCGTCGCTGCTCGATGTGGTTCGCGAGGTTGGCGTGGAGACGAAGAGTGCGCGCTGA
- a CDS encoding oligosaccharide flippase family protein, which yields MTRSRFAGWNFASALLFAIVTMVVGVFATPWLLQWLGEDRFGAYKAVIDWFGYLALLDFGILGAMQPLFAEALGKSDTSAMGLLVATGSRLYARVVGVMIVVGLIITSMITHLIPVPAPLTGELRIASLIVVAGLLLLPLSAPFRIVLESDQRGYRVNNLLVVQSLATTALSLGFAYYGGGIAGQALAVLIASLPYHLRLLTYGRRRFPREMRDAAAATPADAATARARLLSLNRPTFVLNLCGRVGLLSDNIVIAALLGPAAVVPFFATQRIAVMVQGQLQSLGNATWAGLAQLHAAGERELFNRRLVDLTGLVAALGVATLIPVIAFNEAFVTRWLGAQRFGGQALTLVAVLNAFLLSISSLWGWALNGTGRVEQIVRPFGIQTVVNLVMSIALTKALGLIGPMLGTTLGYLSVSIWYFPVLMHRAFGVSGGELRRAIAKPVLLGTPFGIATWMLARTYAPTGWLMLLAEMMLATACYLCAWWLVLLPKSERHLYTKRVAGVLRYQSA from the coding sequence ATGACCCGTTCTCGATTCGCCGGCTGGAACTTCGCGAGCGCGCTGCTCTTCGCCATCGTCACGATGGTGGTTGGCGTGTTCGCGACACCGTGGCTGCTGCAATGGCTCGGTGAAGATCGCTTCGGCGCGTACAAGGCGGTCATCGACTGGTTCGGCTACCTCGCGCTGTTGGACTTCGGCATCCTCGGCGCCATGCAGCCGTTGTTCGCCGAAGCGCTTGGCAAATCCGATACGTCGGCGATGGGCCTGCTCGTGGCGACCGGCTCGCGGTTGTATGCGCGAGTCGTCGGCGTAATGATCGTGGTGGGGTTGATCATCACTTCGATGATCACACATCTCATTCCCGTGCCCGCGCCACTCACGGGAGAGCTGCGCATAGCGTCGTTGATCGTCGTCGCGGGTCTGCTGCTCCTGCCGCTGTCCGCGCCGTTTCGCATCGTGCTCGAGAGCGATCAACGCGGATATCGCGTCAACAACCTGCTCGTCGTGCAGTCGCTCGCGACGACGGCGCTTTCGCTGGGCTTCGCGTACTACGGCGGGGGCATCGCCGGCCAGGCGCTCGCGGTACTGATCGCATCGCTGCCGTATCATTTGCGATTGCTGACGTACGGACGACGGCGATTCCCGCGCGAGATGCGCGATGCGGCCGCGGCGACGCCGGCTGATGCGGCCACGGCGCGCGCACGACTCCTGTCGCTCAACCGTCCAACGTTCGTGCTCAACTTGTGCGGCCGCGTCGGCTTGTTGAGCGACAACATCGTCATTGCCGCGCTGCTCGGTCCAGCCGCGGTAGTCCCGTTCTTCGCTACGCAGCGCATTGCCGTGATGGTGCAGGGACAACTCCAATCGCTTGGCAACGCGACGTGGGCGGGCCTCGCGCAGTTGCACGCGGCGGGCGAACGCGAATTGTTCAATCGCCGGCTGGTCGATTTGACCGGCCTCGTCGCCGCGCTCGGCGTGGCGACGTTGATTCCCGTCATCGCCTTCAACGAAGCATTCGTCACACGCTGGCTCGGCGCGCAGCGGTTCGGCGGTCAAGCGCTGACATTGGTCGCCGTGCTGAACGCATTCCTGCTGTCGATCTCGTCGCTGTGGGGTTGGGCGTTGAATGGAACCGGCCGCGTCGAACAGATCGTTCGCCCATTCGGCATCCAGACCGTCGTGAATCTCGTCATGTCGATCGCGTTGACCAAAGCACTGGGTCTCATCGGACCGATGCTCGGCACGACGCTCGGGTATCTGTCCGTCTCCATTTGGTATTTCCCGGTGCTGATGCACCGCGCGTTCGGCGTTTCCGGTGGAGAGCTGCGACGCGCCATCGCCAAGCCGGTGTTGCTGGGTACACCGTTCGGCATCGCGACGTGGATGCTCGCGCGCACGTACGCGCCGACGGGATGGTTGATGCTGCTCGCCGAGATGATGCTTGCGACGGCGTGCTATTTGTGTGCGTGGTGGCTCGTGCTGCTGCCAAAGAGTGAGCGGCACCTGTACACGAAGCGCGTCGCGGGCGTATTGCGTTATCAATCCGCATGA
- a CDS encoding FkbM family methyltransferase translates to MMLAETLLIRSAPMWVRVTSSLVRRLPAARYRAIRAMSGFDTEPFIGALPRSAGGLRFVCDLRDVIARDVCFTGMYEPQETSLVNAILRPGDTFVDVGANWGYFTLLGAHAVGSGGRVISLEPDPRLFAMLRAHVDLNDLDQVTCLPTAAAAESGELTLSGFAEDDGNFGLSRVMASRADAAAAFVVNADTLDSTLAAAGVDQITLLKMDIEGFEAKALRGLDGMLGEQRVEHLIVELHPAYLREHGDDSQALVRRVLDFGYTAWAIDHSPAATRRAAYSRGDQTMLLRAMHAADALDRWPHVLFARPRSRVHATIEAGAQI, encoded by the coding sequence ATGATGCTCGCCGAGACCTTGCTGATTCGATCGGCGCCGATGTGGGTCCGCGTGACCTCGTCCCTCGTTCGGCGATTGCCGGCGGCACGCTATCGCGCGATTCGCGCGATGTCGGGATTCGACACCGAGCCGTTCATCGGCGCACTGCCGCGCAGCGCCGGCGGTCTTCGCTTCGTGTGCGATCTTCGCGACGTCATCGCGCGCGACGTGTGCTTCACGGGCATGTACGAGCCGCAGGAAACGTCGCTCGTCAACGCCATCCTTCGTCCTGGCGACACCTTCGTCGACGTCGGCGCGAACTGGGGATATTTCACGCTGCTCGGAGCGCATGCGGTCGGCTCGGGCGGGCGCGTGATCAGTCTCGAGCCGGATCCGCGTCTGTTCGCGATGTTACGCGCGCACGTCGATCTCAACGACCTGGACCAGGTGACGTGTCTGCCGACCGCGGCCGCCGCGGAGTCAGGTGAGCTCACGCTTTCTGGTTTCGCGGAGGACGACGGCAACTTCGGATTGTCGCGCGTCATGGCCTCGCGCGCCGACGCCGCCGCGGCGTTTGTCGTCAACGCGGATACGCTCGACTCCACGCTCGCCGCCGCGGGCGTCGATCAGATCACGTTGCTGAAGATGGACATCGAAGGGTTCGAGGCGAAGGCGCTGCGCGGGCTCGATGGGATGCTCGGCGAGCAACGTGTCGAGCACCTGATCGTCGAGTTGCACCCGGCATACCTCCGCGAGCACGGTGATGACTCGCAGGCGCTCGTTCGGCGCGTACTCGACTTCGGCTACACCGCGTGGGCCATCGATCATTCACCGGCTGCGACGCGGCGTGCCGCGTACAGTCGCGGCGACCAGACGATGCTGCTGCGAGCGATGCACGCCGCCGACGCGCTCGACCGATGGCCGCACGTGTTGTTCGCGCGGCCTCGCTCACGCGTGCACGCGACCATCGAGGCCGGGGCGCAAATATGA
- a CDS encoding glycosyltransferase family 4 protein: protein MATSSQAISRRWVIITGEYPPQPGGVADYSRLIARGLVAAGDSVTVFAPPAPGADPSDKDVEVRRLPDRFGLRSLRAIDAYLDTHGGSPQLLVQYVPHAFGRRAMNVSFCLWLWRRRARRPFVVFHEVAFPIQSGARLRHQALGLVTHAMAAIVERASAHSFIPTAAWKTVLRRVAGRKADACAWMPVPSNIDCDVSNDERHAARSRLGAPPLRLIGHFGTFGQYHNRLMRRLVPELLAGDSDRVMLLVGRGSDAFRDRLVASDPNLAPRVIARGAVSATDAARVLSACDLLVQPYEDGISGRRASALAGLALGRPVVSTVGRLSEAMWQTSDAVSLVPAEDVEATSRALASRVDALLNAPETAAALADRGATLYRARFDVSHTIRALRAAAAQRAGSAP, encoded by the coding sequence ATGGCAACCAGTAGCCAAGCGATATCGCGGCGGTGGGTGATCATCACCGGGGAGTATCCGCCGCAACCGGGTGGAGTCGCCGACTACTCGCGCCTGATTGCACGCGGACTTGTGGCCGCCGGCGACAGCGTGACGGTCTTCGCGCCACCGGCGCCAGGCGCGGACCCGAGCGACAAAGACGTCGAGGTGCGGCGACTCCCCGATCGATTCGGCCTCCGATCGCTGCGCGCAATCGATGCGTATCTCGACACGCACGGCGGTTCACCCCAGTTGCTCGTGCAGTACGTCCCCCACGCCTTCGGTCGCCGAGCGATGAACGTGTCGTTCTGTCTGTGGCTGTGGCGTCGGCGTGCACGCCGACCGTTCGTCGTGTTTCATGAAGTGGCATTTCCGATACAGTCGGGTGCACGATTGCGCCATCAGGCGCTCGGACTCGTCACGCACGCGATGGCGGCGATCGTCGAACGCGCATCGGCGCATTCGTTCATCCCGACCGCGGCGTGGAAGACCGTCTTGCGCCGCGTCGCCGGCCGCAAGGCCGACGCGTGTGCGTGGATGCCCGTGCCAAGCAACATTGATTGCGACGTGTCGAATGACGAACGCCACGCCGCGCGTTCTCGGCTGGGAGCGCCACCGCTGCGCTTGATCGGCCACTTCGGCACCTTCGGTCAGTATCACAATCGGTTGATGCGGCGTCTCGTGCCTGAACTTCTGGCCGGCGATTCGGACCGCGTCATGCTGCTCGTCGGCCGCGGCAGCGACGCATTCCGGGATCGTCTCGTCGCGTCAGACCCGAACCTCGCGCCCCGCGTGATCGCGCGCGGCGCCGTGAGCGCCACCGACGCGGCGCGCGTCCTCAGCGCGTGCGACCTGTTGGTGCAACCATATGAAGACGGCATCAGCGGACGCCGCGCGTCGGCGCTTGCCGGTCTCGCGTTGGGACGCCCCGTCGTCAGCACGGTGGGCCGTCTCTCGGAGGCGATGTGGCAAACGAGCGATGCAGTCTCGCTCGTGCCTGCCGAAGACGTCGAGGCGACGTCGCGCGCGCTGGCATCACGTGTCGATGCACTCTTGAACGCGCCCGAGACGGCAGCTGCGCTCGCCGATCGCGGCGCGACGCTGTATCGAGCACGATTCGACGTTTCGCACACGATTCGTGCATTGCGCGCCGCGGCGGCTCAGCGCGCGGGATCGGCGCCGTGA
- a CDS encoding glycosyltransferase family 4 protein, with protein sequence MTDTAASGRPLRILTIGHSYTVGVNRAIAREVARDPAFEVTVGAPAAFDGDLRPLRIDPEPSGSPITLRPLAAARTRFIHVFGYNGATLRRLMFEGDFDVVHAWEEPYILAGYQIARAVERTNAAFCFRTAQSLVKRYPPPFSGFERRVLRRADGWIAGGNLVYRAMLERRYPAERGRILTLAVDTERFRPLSPDERAAVRHELGLTAPIIGFVGRLTREKGLDVLMRALEMLPANTPWNALFVGSGPYERKLRAWAARRGWSDRICIKLTRHDEIQRYLGAMDVLVAPSLTTSQWKEQFGRMVIEAFACGVPVVGSDSGEIPFVIGDAGRVVPEADAAAYARTLTELLHSPDLRMELARRGLMRVRDYSVQTVAANYREYYAELARMRRSTS encoded by the coding sequence ATGACTGACACGGCAGCGTCGGGCCGGCCACTGCGCATTCTCACCATCGGCCACTCGTACACGGTGGGCGTGAATCGCGCGATCGCACGCGAGGTCGCGCGTGATCCGGCATTCGAGGTCACGGTTGGTGCACCCGCGGCCTTCGACGGCGACCTCCGCCCGCTTCGCATCGACCCCGAGCCGAGCGGATCACCGATCACGCTGCGGCCGCTCGCTGCCGCGCGCACGCGCTTCATCCACGTCTTCGGCTACAACGGCGCGACGCTTCGCCGCTTGATGTTCGAAGGCGATTTCGACGTCGTGCACGCCTGGGAGGAGCCATACATCCTCGCGGGCTACCAGATCGCGCGCGCGGTCGAGCGCACGAACGCGGCGTTCTGCTTTCGCACGGCGCAAAGTCTCGTGAAACGTTATCCGCCGCCGTTCTCCGGTTTCGAGCGGCGCGTCCTCCGCCGCGCGGACGGGTGGATCGCCGGCGGCAATCTCGTGTATCGCGCGATGCTCGAGCGGCGATATCCGGCGGAGCGCGGACGGATTCTCACCCTCGCCGTGGACACCGAGCGCTTTCGACCGTTGTCGCCCGATGAGCGCGCGGCCGTCCGCCACGAGCTTGGGCTCACGGCGCCGATCATCGGCTTCGTCGGACGACTGACGCGCGAGAAAGGACTCGATGTGCTCATGCGCGCGCTCGAGATGTTGCCGGCGAATACGCCGTGGAACGCGTTGTTCGTCGGCAGCGGACCGTACGAGCGCAAGCTGCGCGCCTGGGCCGCGCGACGCGGCTGGAGCGATCGCATCTGCATCAAGCTCACGCGACACGACGAGATTCAGCGATACCTCGGCGCCATGGACGTGCTCGTGGCCCCGAGTCTCACGACGTCGCAATGGAAAGAGCAGTTTGGACGCATGGTGATCGAGGCGTTCGCGTGCGGCGTTCCCGTCGTCGGGAGCGATTCCGGCGAAATCCCGTTCGTCATCGGCGACGCAGGGCGAGTCGTGCCGGAAGCGGACGCCGCGGCCTATGCACGAACGCTCACGGAACTGCTCCACAGCCCGGACCTTCGCATGGAGCTTGCGCGACGTGGATTGATGCGCGTTCGCGATTATTCCGTGCAGACGGTTGCGGCGAATTATCGCGAGTACTACGCCGAGCTCGCGCGTATGCGGCGGAGCACGTCGTGA
- a CDS encoding glycosyltransferase family 4 protein, whose amino-acid sequence MKRKRLVSIAHSYVVALNRRLAHEMARVGDEWEVTAVSPAFLHGDLRPISVEPYEGEACDLETVPLHFTRRAHSMLYGRRLKEILQRRWDIVHCWEEPYVLSAGQIARWTPPDTPFVFWTAQNLPKRYPPPFSFVERYCVDRCAAWMACGQSVVDALGPRGYAAKPHRVIPLGVDVEHFQHNASARRRIRERLDWNDEIPVIGYLGRFVAEKGLPLLMRALDAVETPWRAMFVGGGPMERQLRDWAAQHGDRVRVVTGVPHDAVPAHLSAMDVLCAPSQTGRRWREQQGRMIIEAFATGVPVISSDSGEIPHVVADAGIVLPEALLDKWTHAIATLLSSPERRRELSERGLERAHRVYSWPVIARAHIALFDEILDTRAAASVTVD is encoded by the coding sequence GTGAAGCGAAAGCGGCTCGTCTCGATCGCGCACTCGTACGTGGTCGCGCTCAATCGCCGGCTCGCGCACGAGATGGCGCGCGTCGGCGACGAGTGGGAGGTGACCGCGGTCTCGCCGGCGTTTCTGCACGGCGACCTTCGCCCAATCTCCGTCGAGCCGTACGAGGGCGAAGCGTGCGACCTCGAAACCGTCCCGCTGCACTTCACCCGCCGCGCGCACTCGATGTTGTACGGACGTCGGCTCAAGGAAATTCTCCAGCGCCGCTGGGACATCGTGCATTGCTGGGAAGAACCGTACGTCTTGAGCGCCGGCCAAATTGCGCGCTGGACACCGCCGGACACCCCGTTCGTCTTCTGGACCGCGCAGAATTTGCCCAAGCGATATCCGCCGCCGTTTTCGTTCGTCGAACGCTACTGCGTCGATCGATGCGCGGCGTGGATGGCATGCGGCCAGTCAGTCGTCGACGCCCTCGGACCGCGAGGCTACGCCGCGAAACCGCATCGCGTCATTCCACTCGGCGTCGACGTTGAGCATTTCCAACACAACGCGAGTGCACGCCGTCGCATTCGCGAGCGACTCGATTGGAACGATGAGATTCCGGTCATCGGCTACCTCGGACGATTCGTCGCGGAGAAGGGACTTCCGCTGCTCATGCGCGCGCTCGACGCGGTTGAAACTCCGTGGCGCGCGATGTTCGTCGGCGGCGGTCCGATGGAACGGCAGCTGCGCGACTGGGCCGCTCAGCACGGCGATCGCGTTCGCGTCGTGACTGGCGTACCGCACGACGCCGTTCCCGCGCACCTCTCGGCGATGGACGTTTTGTGCGCGCCAAGTCAAACGGGACGGCGCTGGCGTGAGCAGCAAGGTCGCATGATCATCGAGGCGTTCGCCACCGGCGTACCGGTCATCTCGAGCGACAGCGGTGAAATTCCGCACGTCGTCGCCGACGCCGGCATCGTCCTTCCCGAAGCTTTGCTCGACAAATGGACGCACGCCATCGCGACCCTGCTTTCCTCGCCCGAACGCCGTCGCGAGCTGAGTGAACGCGGACTCGAACGCGCGCATCGCGTCTATTCGTGGCCCGTGATCGCCCGCGCGCACATTGCGCTCTTCGATGAAATCCTCGATACACGCGCCGCCGCTTCCGTCACGGTCGACTGA
- a CDS encoding FkbM family methyltransferase yields the protein MNVVLRRGTRAALRAWARTGRASGWFYRTVEHLGPALAEATPIATVLPNGCRVSCDLRDHVQRQIFFFGVYEPVLASLFVRLLRPGMTVVDGGANVGQYTLLAAFGVGATGSVHSFEPVPHTFERLTAHVRANGLTNVHANRVALWNESTELTLGLADDQENNAGAYSAGVRDSTSSFTASAIRLDDYCAQRDITRVHLVKLDVEGAELQALHGMQQILERDRPVVFVEVCRETASRFGYDHAETWKYLVDGLGYAAWVVRDGELQSVQHDEVREQENVLFAVEAPAIDAHVLAPRGALRWAASGHD from the coding sequence GTGAACGTCGTGCTTCGTCGCGGCACGCGCGCAGCGTTGCGCGCATGGGCGCGCACCGGGCGAGCGTCGGGTTGGTTCTACCGCACTGTGGAACACCTGGGCCCCGCACTCGCCGAGGCGACGCCGATCGCGACCGTGCTGCCGAACGGCTGCCGCGTGTCGTGCGATCTCCGCGATCACGTTCAGCGGCAGATCTTCTTTTTCGGTGTGTACGAGCCGGTGCTCGCGAGCTTGTTCGTGAGGTTGCTGCGGCCCGGAATGACCGTCGTCGACGGCGGGGCCAACGTTGGTCAGTACACGCTTCTCGCCGCGTTCGGTGTCGGCGCGACCGGAAGCGTGCACAGCTTCGAACCGGTGCCCCATACGTTCGAGCGACTCACCGCGCACGTCAGAGCGAACGGGCTCACGAACGTGCATGCCAATCGAGTCGCGCTCTGGAATGAATCCACCGAGCTGACGCTCGGTCTTGCTGACGATCAGGAAAACAACGCCGGCGCGTACAGCGCCGGAGTTCGCGACTCGACGAGCTCCTTCACCGCATCCGCAATTCGCCTGGACGACTATTGTGCGCAGCGAGACATCACGCGCGTTCACCTCGTGAAGCTCGACGTCGAAGGCGCCGAACTACAGGCGCTGCACGGGATGCAGCAGATCCTCGAGCGCGATCGTCCGGTTGTTTTCGTCGAAGTGTGCCGCGAGACCGCCAGCCGATTTGGCTACGATCACGCCGAGACGTGGAAGTACCTCGTCGATGGCCTTGGCTACGCCGCGTGGGTCGTTCGCGACGGCGAGCTGCAGAGTGTGCAACACGACGAGGTGCGCGAGCAGGAGAACGTGCTGTTCGCGGTCGAGGCCCCCGCGATCGATGCGCACGTGCTCGCGCCTCGCGGCGCGTTGCGATGGGCGGCGTCGGGTCATGACTGA